A section of the Tenrec ecaudatus isolate mTenEca1 chromosome 10, mTenEca1.hap1, whole genome shotgun sequence genome encodes:
- the METRNL gene encoding meteorin-like protein: protein MRGAARTARGRTGQLWPWPPALGPAPPRPPLLLLLLIMLLSGAGAQYSSDLCSWKGSGLTHEAHRKEVEQVYLRCSEGAVEWMYPTGALIVNLRPNTFAPSKHLTVCIKPAAGASGANIYLEKTGALRLLVRDGEQGPNRVRCFGLNQGALFVEATPQQDISRRTTGFQYELLHGRSSSDLLPLSAPCRPCSDTEVLLAVCTSDFVVRGSIQDVTHKPEQQESAIHLQVSRLYRQKNRIFQPDPAGGGRWRGHIKTLLECGVRPGHGDFLFTGQMHFGEARLGCAPRFQDFQRAYRDAEAKGLNPCEIGME, encoded by the exons ATGCGAGGCGCGGCGCGGACGGCCCGGGGGCGCACGGGGCAGCTGTGGCCGTggccccccgccctcggcccggCCCCGCCGCGTCCGCCGCTGTTACTGCTCCTGCTGATTATGCTGCTGAGCGGCGCGGGCGCGCAGTATTCCAGCGACCTGTGCAGCTGGAAGGGGAG tgggcTGACGCATGAGGCGCACCGGAAGGAGGTGGAGCAGGTTTACCTGCGCTGCTCAGAGGGCGCCGTGGAGTGGATGTACCCAACTGGGGCGCTCATCGTCAACCTCCGCCCCAATACCTTTGCCCCCTCCAAGCACCTGACTGTGTGTATCAAGCCAGCTGCCGGTGCTTCGGGGGCCAACATCTACCTGGAGAAGACGGGTGCCCTGCGGCTGCTGGTGCGGGATGGTGAGCAGGGCCCCAACCGGGTGCGCTGCTTCGGCCTCAACCAGGGAGCCCTCTTTGTGGAGGCCACGCCCCAGCAGGACATCAGCCGCAGGACCACCGGCTTCCAGTATGAGCTGCTGCACGGGCGCTCCAGCTCAGACCTGCTCCCACTCTCTG ccccgtgcCGCCCCTGCAGTGACACCGAGGTGCTCCTGGCTGTGTGCACCAGCGACTTCG TCGTCCGAGGCTCCATCCAGGATGTCACCCACAAGCCAGAGCAGCAGGAATCAGCCATCCACCTGCAGGTGAGCAGGCTGTACCGGCAGAAGAACAGGATTTTCCAGCCGGACCCTGCAGGCGGTGGCCGCTGGCGGGGCCATATCAAGACGCTGCTTGAGTGTGGGGTCCGGCCTGGTCACGGGGACTTCCTCTTCACTGGCCAGATGCACTTTGGGGAGGCCCGACTGGGCTGTGCCCCACGGTTCCAAGACTTTCAGAGGGCATATCGGGATGCCGAGGCCAAGGGACTGAACCCGTGTGAGATTGGCATGGAGTGA